From a region of the Chitinophaga caseinilytica genome:
- a CDS encoding RagB/SusD family nutrient uptake outer membrane protein yields the protein MKKLILPIFLLGIGVAGCSKFLDRKPLGQYTQDDLGLSALESQVMAAYAGLRTEGCAGVKFGAVHSIRSDDAMKGSIASDGVPAEQMFDDFIYLKDFWLLNDYWGDHYRLVKLCNDVIGAVDKTANPNPAELVNRGEAKFLRAYAYFNLVRAFGEVPKIDFVVTNTTEGNVPKKSVAEIYALIDADLQEAANVLPPTWGPEYIGRTTKWAAKALQAKTWITRSNWGSALGACREIINSNQYRLFEPYWKVFSEEGENCPESIFEIQALYNSTQDYGIQYANYQGVRGSGNWDLGWGWNVPTQDLYDAFETGDPRREYTCMANNAPEPYGIAGTITSQAGFVGKWYNRKAYTHPNVRNSAGGNVPRAGRWLNMRIVRYADVLLWAAEAANELGGAQNTTDALQWLELIRTRARQGAPAGTLPKVVTTVQAELRDAIRHERRVEFGMEHERFYDLVRWGIAEQTFGQLGKNYQPRNRYLPIPQPEIDKSGGVLKQNPDY from the coding sequence ATGAAAAAACTCATTCTTCCCATATTCCTGCTCGGTATCGGCGTTGCCGGCTGCAGCAAGTTCCTCGACCGTAAACCATTAGGCCAATATACCCAGGACGATCTCGGCCTCAGCGCGCTGGAAAGCCAGGTGATGGCCGCCTACGCCGGGCTTCGCACGGAAGGCTGCGCGGGCGTCAAGTTCGGCGCGGTGCACAGCATCCGGTCAGACGACGCCATGAAAGGCAGCATCGCCAGCGACGGCGTGCCGGCCGAACAGATGTTCGATGATTTCATTTACCTGAAAGATTTCTGGCTGCTCAACGACTATTGGGGCGACCATTACAGGCTCGTGAAATTATGCAACGACGTGATCGGCGCGGTAGACAAAACCGCCAACCCGAACCCCGCCGAACTGGTGAACCGCGGCGAAGCCAAATTCCTCCGCGCCTATGCCTACTTCAACCTCGTACGTGCTTTCGGCGAAGTGCCGAAGATCGATTTCGTGGTAACGAATACCACCGAAGGCAACGTGCCGAAGAAGTCCGTCGCGGAGATCTACGCGCTCATCGATGCCGACCTGCAGGAAGCCGCCAACGTGCTTCCTCCCACCTGGGGCCCCGAGTACATTGGCCGTACCACCAAATGGGCCGCCAAGGCCTTGCAGGCAAAAACCTGGATCACCCGTTCCAACTGGGGCTCCGCACTGGGCGCATGCCGTGAGATCATCAATTCCAACCAGTACCGTCTTTTCGAACCGTACTGGAAAGTGTTTTCCGAAGAAGGGGAAAACTGCCCCGAATCCATTTTCGAGATACAGGCGCTGTACAATTCCACACAGGATTACGGCATCCAATACGCCAACTACCAGGGCGTGCGCGGCTCCGGCAACTGGGACCTTGGCTGGGGCTGGAACGTGCCCACACAAGACCTTTACGATGCTTTCGAGACCGGCGATCCCCGCCGCGAATACACCTGCATGGCCAACAACGCGCCCGAGCCGTATGGCATTGCCGGCACCATTACCTCGCAGGCAGGGTTTGTCGGGAAATGGTACAACAGGAAGGCATACACGCATCCAAACGTCCGTAACTCCGCCGGCGGCAACGTTCCCCGTGCAGGGCGATGGCTTAACATGCGCATCGTCAGGTATGCCGATGTGCTGCTCTGGGCCGCCGAAGCCGCCAACGAGCTGGGCGGCGCACAGAATACCACCGACGCGCTGCAGTGGCTGGAACTGATCAGGACGCGCGCCCGCCAGGGAGCGCCCGCAGGCACTTTGCCGAAAGTGGTCACCACCGTGCAGGCAGAACTGCGCGACGCCATCCGCCACGAAAGAAGGGTGGAATTCGGCATGGAGCACGAACGCTTCTACGACCTCGTACGCTGGGGCATCGCAGAACAAACGTTCGGACAGCTGGGCAAAAACTATCAACCCCGCAACCGCTACCTTCCCATCCCCCAGCCCGAAATCGACAAATCCGGCGGCGTGCTGAAACAGAATCCTGATTATTGA
- a CDS encoding LamG-like jellyroll fold domain-containing protein, with translation MSIHKSISLLIIAAGFASCQKMERPPLVIIPDDVAKLNGPLQRNLWFEGSGIDSIYYEKGVATNVAYDNGVQGKAYKGATNSMMVFTAGSKIGSMTSFTVAFWMNTQKHTGGAQSIFMLGRSTDFWGNMFALVEGNDNAADNSMLLKFNFAGNWVEFNNNNGLNRLPDMYGKWKHIAFRYDEKTSVFSLFVDGEKYPIPDAVANRMKDNKPLGALAFKDPSKFIIGAFQQHAGVSGNPDGWMLRYTGLLDQFKVYTVAVTDADIKTLFTTKR, from the coding sequence ATGTCTATCCATAAATCAATTTCCCTCCTCATCATAGCCGCAGGATTCGCTTCCTGCCAGAAAATGGAAAGGCCCCCGCTCGTCATCATCCCCGACGATGTGGCCAAGCTCAACGGCCCCCTGCAACGCAACCTCTGGTTCGAAGGCAGCGGGATCGACAGTATCTATTACGAAAAAGGCGTGGCCACGAACGTGGCGTACGACAATGGCGTGCAGGGCAAAGCCTACAAAGGCGCCACCAACTCCATGATGGTATTTACCGCCGGCTCAAAGATCGGGTCCATGACCAGCTTCACCGTCGCTTTCTGGATGAACACCCAAAAGCACACCGGCGGCGCCCAAAGCATCTTCATGCTGGGCCGGTCTACCGATTTTTGGGGGAATATGTTCGCGCTGGTGGAAGGGAACGACAATGCAGCCGACAATTCCATGCTGCTCAAATTCAACTTCGCCGGAAACTGGGTGGAGTTCAACAACAACAACGGCCTCAACCGCCTGCCCGACATGTACGGCAAATGGAAGCATATCGCATTCCGGTACGACGAAAAAACATCGGTATTCAGCTTATTCGTGGATGGCGAAAAGTACCCCATTCCCGATGCGGTGGCCAACCGGATGAAAGACAACAAGCCGCTGGGCGCCCTGGCGTTCAAAGACCCGTCGAAGTTCATCATCGGCGCCTTTCAGCAACACGCCGGCGTAAGCGGCAACCCCGACGGCTGGATGCTTCGGTACACCGGGCTGCTCGACCAGTTCAAGGTATATACCGTGGCCGTTACGGACGCAGATATCAAAACATTATTTACCACGAAACGTTAG
- a CDS encoding glucoamylase family protein — MLKPILWVFLLLGSLSSCSGKGDGAPVPGPGPSKDTADKFERISRDALLTKVQQQTFKYFWDFGHPVSGLSRERNTSGDIVTSGGTGFGVMAIIVAVHRQFITRAEGLARLKKMTTFLKTKAVAYHGAYPHWFNGASGATVPFSANDNGADLVETSYLIQGLLCARQFFNGAGEEESSLRKDINDIWHAVDWTFFRKNGEQKLYWHWSPDKGWAMNMAISGWNECLITYVLAASSPTHAIPKSVYDEGWTRNGAMRTNRTYYGLPLPLGPEYGGPLFFAHYSFLGLDPTGLRDPHADYWEQNKRHALINWNYCKTDPQNRGYSEKLWGLTASDIKDGYTASSPTNDVGVIAPTAALASFPYTPEQSGMALDYFYYKLGDKLWKEYGFIDAFSPKTNWFASSFLAIDQGPIIVMIENYRSKLLWQLFMGCPEVKAGLKNLGFESPYIP, encoded by the coding sequence ATGCTTAAACCCATTCTCTGGGTGTTCCTGTTACTGGGTAGCCTGTCGTCCTGCTCCGGCAAGGGCGACGGGGCTCCCGTTCCGGGGCCCGGGCCGTCGAAAGACACGGCCGACAAATTCGAGCGCATCTCGCGGGATGCGCTGTTGACCAAAGTGCAGCAGCAGACCTTCAAATACTTCTGGGACTTCGGGCACCCCGTCAGCGGCCTGTCCCGCGAGCGCAATACCTCCGGCGACATCGTGACTTCCGGCGGTACCGGCTTCGGCGTCATGGCCATTATTGTAGCCGTTCACCGCCAGTTCATCACCCGTGCGGAAGGGCTGGCCCGGCTGAAGAAGATGACAACATTTCTAAAAACCAAAGCCGTGGCCTATCACGGCGCTTATCCGCACTGGTTCAACGGTGCCAGCGGCGCCACCGTTCCGTTCAGCGCCAACGACAATGGTGCCGATCTCGTGGAAACCTCCTATCTCATCCAGGGATTGTTGTGCGCGCGGCAGTTTTTTAATGGCGCGGGGGAAGAGGAATCCTCGCTCCGCAAAGACATCAACGACATCTGGCACGCCGTAGACTGGACTTTCTTCCGGAAAAACGGCGAACAGAAACTTTACTGGCACTGGAGCCCGGACAAGGGCTGGGCCATGAACATGGCCATTTCCGGCTGGAACGAGTGCCTCATCACTTACGTGCTGGCCGCATCCTCCCCCACCCATGCCATCCCGAAATCCGTGTACGACGAAGGCTGGACCCGCAACGGCGCCATGCGTACCAACCGCACGTATTACGGCCTCCCGCTGCCGCTGGGCCCCGAATACGGCGGGCCGCTCTTCTTCGCCCACTATTCCTTCCTCGGCCTCGACCCTACCGGCCTCCGCGATCCACATGCCGACTATTGGGAACAGAACAAACGCCACGCCCTCATCAACTGGAACTACTGTAAAACCGACCCGCAAAACCGCGGATACTCCGAGAAATTATGGGGCCTCACCGCCAGCGATATCAAAGACGGCTACACCGCCAGCTCCCCCACCAACGATGTGGGCGTTATCGCTCCCACCGCGGCACTGGCATCTTTTCCGTACACGCCCGAACAATCAGGCATGGCTTTGGATTACTTTTATTATAAGCTCGGCGACAAGCTCTGGAAGGAATATGGTTTCATCGACGCATTTTCGCCCAAAACCAACTGGTTCGCCAGTTCCTTCCTCGCCATCGACCAGGGCCCGATCATCGTGATGATTGAAAATTACCGCAGCAAACTCCTCTGGCAGCTGTTTATGGGTTGCCCGGAAGTGAAGGCGGGATTGAAGAACCTGGGGTTTGAAAGTCCGTACATCCCATGA